A genomic stretch from Balaenoptera musculus isolate JJ_BM4_2016_0621 chromosome 9, mBalMus1.pri.v3, whole genome shotgun sequence includes:
- the PAX4 gene encoding LOW QUALITY PROTEIN: paired box protein Pax-4 (The sequence of the model RefSeq protein was modified relative to this genomic sequence to represent the inferred CDS: deleted 1 base in 1 codon; substituted 1 base at 1 genomic stop codon): MIKVNINRGLQASLRMLEEAGREGQYMSGWAGERGDFGYDASFSCPGVSSVNQLGGLFVNGRPLPLDTRQQIVRLAVSGMRPCDISRTLKVSNGCVSKILGRYYRTGVLEPRGIGGSKPRLATPPVVARIAQLKGECPALFAWEIQRQLCAEGLCTQDKTPSVSSINRVLRVIQEDQRLPGAQLRLPAVLAPVPPTPPSGSEAPRGPHPGTGHRNRTIFSPGQAEALEKEFRRGQYPDSVARGKLAAATSLPEDTVRIWFSNRRAKWRRQEKLKGEMRFPGASQDLTVPSASAGTVSAQQSPGSVSTAVLPALESLAPPGYPRFWGTAADRCLSDTPPQACLKPCWGKNPGQPSSLDSLLLCHPCPSFLCPIASLGTHQVLLWPGSPLXGLG; encoded by the exons GGCTCCAGGCTAGTCTGAGGATGCTGGAGGAGGCTGGAAGAGAAGGGCAGTACATGTCAGG gtgggctggggagaggggagacttCGGGTACGATGCCTCCTTCTCCTGCCCAGGGGTCAGCAGTGTGAATCAGCTCGGGGGGCTCTTTGTGAATGGTCGGCCTCTGCCCCTGGACACCCGGCAGCAGATCGTGCGGCTGGCCGTCAGCGGGATGCGGCCCTGTGACATCTCACGGACCCTTAAG GTATCTAATGGCTGTGTGAGCAAGATCCTAGGGCGTTACTACCGCACAGGTGTCTTGGAGCCCAGGGGGATTGGGGGAAGCAAGCCGCGCCTGGCCACGCCACCTGTGGTGGCTCGAATCGCCCAGCTGAAGGGTGAGTGCCCAGCCCTCTTCGCCTGGGAGATCCAACGCCAGCTCTGCGCTGAAGGGCTTTGCACCCAGGACAAGACTCCCAGT GTCTCCTCCATCAACCGAGTCCTGCGGGTGATACAGGAGGACCAGAGACTGCCCGGGGCACAGCTCAGGTTGCCAG CTGTTTTGGCTCCAGTTCCTCCAACGCCGCCTAGTGGCTCCGAGGCGCCCCGGGGTCCCCACCCAGGGACAGGCCACCGGAATCGGACGATCTTCTCCCCAGGCCAAGCTGAAGCGCTGGAGAAAG AGTTCCGGCGCGGGCAGTACCCTGACTCAGTGGCCCGCGGGAAGCTGGCTGCTGCCACCTCTCTGCCTGAAGACACGGTGAGG ATCTGGTTTTCCAACCGAAGAGCCAAGTGGCGCCGACAAGAGAAGCTCAAGGGGGAAATGCGGTTTCCAG GTGCTTCCCAGGACCTGACTGTACCAAGTGCCTCCGCAGGGACCGTCTCTGCACAG CAATCCCCCGGCAGTGTGTCCACAGCAGTCCTACCTGCCCTGGAATCCTTGGCTCCCCCCGGCTATCCGCGGTTCTGGGGAACAGCAGCAGACAGATGTCTGAGTGACACTCCTCCACAAGCCTGTCTCAAGCCCTGCTGGGGTAAGAATCCAGGCCAG CCGAGCTCCCTGGATTCACTCCTGCTTTGCCATCcttgcccttccttcctctgc cccatCGCCAGTCTTGGTACCCATCAGGTCTTGCTCTGGCCTGGCTCCCCACTTTGAGGCCTGGGATGA